TTCATGGCCCCCTGCTCGATACGCAGCGCCGTCGCCGGCTTGAGCGCCATCAGCGAAGAGATATCCTTTCGGCTGCGGTCCATTGTATAGCTCTCCAGCGCTCCGCTGAGCGCAAAAATAAAGATCAGCATCGCCCCTTCGTTCCAGTACCCGATCGACGCCGCGCCAAGCGCCGCCGCGATCATCAGCAGGTTAACGTCGAGATCATGCTCCTTGACGAGTGTTTCCACTCCCTCTTTGGCTTTGATCCAGCCGCCGACCGTGTAGGAAATGACATAAAGGCAGATCGACAGCACCGATGACCAGCCGCTGAGTCCCCAGGCCAGAAGCATAAGCAGCCCGCTTCCAAGCGCGGCCTGCATTTCCGTATTTTGAAGCATCGCCTTCGGATCGAATTTTCTGCCTTTGGGCGCTCCCGGTTTCTTGGATTGTTCGTCGTATGACGAGACGCGCGGCATGGATTTCGTAGCTTGTTGCATCGCAGACACCTTCCTTACTAATTGATATTGGGATATTAGGATTTAGGGCTAATGATAATGAGAGCCATTCTTACAGCCCTTAAAATGACACATGCTGCCCCGGCTCCGCCGGGACAGCATGGTAATGAGAATGATAATCATTGTTTCTTTAGTACAAAATGTTTTCCTTAGTGCAACTTAATAGTTATAATATACCCCTCCCTGGAAAATGTAAACCAGTATACAAGCCCATTTTTTGCGGAGTCTGCACAAATAAATCTCTTTAGAATAGAGAAAATCCGCTGCCGCCTTGATTGAAATCGCTTAACTTTGGCAGCGATCAACGGCTTATAAAATACGCCAAAGGGAGCGCCCAATGGGCGCTCCCTTTGAAAGTGACACTTTATGAATAATTCCGGACGTGCAGGACAACCCGACCCGCCCGATTGTCCGGCGGTTCGCTTTGTTTCCGTCCGCTTCTGCAAGAATAACCCTCATTCACGATACGGGAGGAGGAATGACTGCGGACTCCCACTGCTTATGATAGCCGGCCGGCGGCCGTATCCGTGCTCTCATGCCGGTCCATCCAGACCAGGCAGGCCGCCCGAAGCAGCGCTTCGGTCCGATGGGCGGCGCCGCAAAAAATCCCGTTCAGCCCGATCCGGTACAGATCGGCCAGCTCGGACGCCGCCGGAGCGCCCGCGGCGAGCACAACCGCCTCTGGCTTGACGCTCCGCACGGCGGCGAGAATGCGCTCCGCCGCGGAGGCAAAGCCCGCGGCGCTCTCCTCCGGCGCGGACCGGTCCGCCGCGCCGTCCAGCACGAGGAAATCGGCGATGCGCCCGATTTCCGCGGCGGCGGCGGGATGGACATCTGGGGCGATCAGCGCCCCGATGCGGCACGCCGCCGCGAAACGGTGGCCGAGAGTCTGCTCGGCCACCGACTCCATGAATTCGCCCGCAGCGGCGAATTCGGCCGGGCTGGCGGGATAAGGCGCCAGCAAATCCAGGCGGCAGTCGCCGCCCTCGCGCTGCCGTTCCGCCAGCGCGTTGAAGAGCGCTTCCAGCAATGTGTCCTGGAGCTCGGCGAGCCGGTCCGGACGGGAGTCAAGCTCCGGGGTGACGGGCAGGCTCACCGCTGCCCACTCCCCGTCCGCCGATCCCAGCAACGCGGCCGCTTCGTCGCGCAGCCGGTAATAGACCCGGCGCAGCGCCAGGTCCGCTTCCGGTCCGCTCCCGCTGGCGAGCCAGTCGCCAAAGAGCGAAGATGAAGGCGTCAGCCAGTCCTCGCTTCTGATAAGGCAGGGCCCTGCCGGAGCCGATCCCGGTTCACGGTTATGCGGACGATCCTCCCGGCCTTCTGGGAGCACAAGGAAAGCCGGACGGGCTCCGCGCAAGGAAGCCGGCAGATACGAGTCTTCCACGCCGGCCGGGATTTCCGCAGCCGTTCCGGATGAATACGGATATTCCACGCCGTTTCGAACACTATCCTGCCATTGTTTATCCCCCATCTTCGCACCTACCTTATCGGTTATGGATTGTCGCCGGACGAAGTATAAGCAAGCATTCCGCCGGCTGTTATTCTTCTTGCGGTCTCTCTAAATTCATACGAAGATGGAGCATGAAATATGCAGGTACGGGCTTCCCTTTGATGGGCAATCTGACAGCCGGGTTGTCAGTAGTCTCTTATCCGGCGATTACTCCCCGGCTGGCCGCAATCGCCTGCCGCAAATCGCCTATAATGTCCTCGATCGCTTCCGTGCCGATCGACAGACGGATCAGTTCGGGCGTGACGCCCGCAGACAGCTGTTCCTCATCCGAAAGCTGCTGATGGGTTGTGCTGGCCGGGTGAATGATCAGCGACTTGGAATCGCCGACATTCGCCAGATGCGAGAACAGCTTCACATTCTCGATCACCTTGCGGCCCGCTTCGCTTCCTCCCTTGATGCCGAAGGTTAAGATCGCCCCTTGGCCTTTAGGCAAATACTTCTGCGCGAGCTTAAAGGAAGGATGGTTCGGCAGCCCCGGATAGCTTACCCATTCCACATCTTCGTGAGCCTCCAGGAACTCCGCCACCTGCAGGGCGTTCTGGCTATGGCGCTCCAGCCGCAGATGCAGCGTTTCGAGTCCTTGCAGCAGCAGCCAGGAATTAAATGGCGAGATCGTCGCGCCAATATCGCGGAGCAGCTGAACGCGCGCCTTGATAATATAGGCGACCGGCCCCAAGGCTTCGGTATAGACCAGCCCATGGTAGCTGGGATCGGGCTCTGTCAGACCTGGAAACTTGCCGCTGGCTTTCCAGTCGAATTTGCCTCCGTCCACGATCACGCCGCCGATTGAGGTGCCGTGGCCGCCGATGAACTTTGTTGCCGAATGGACGACAATATCGGCTCCGTGCTCGATCGGACGAAGCAGATACGGGCTCGGAAACGTATTGTCAACGATAAGAGGAATGCCGTGCTCATGCGCGATTGCCGCCACTGCTTCGATATCCAGCACATCGCCCCGCGGGTTGCCGATCGTTTCTGCATACAGCGCTTTGGTCTTCTCGGTGATGGCGCTGCGGAAATTGTCCGGGTTGGCCGAATCCACGAAATGGACCTTAATGCCCAGCTTCGGCAGCGTCGTGGAGAACAGGTTGTATGTCCCCCCGTACAAGCTGGCCGAGGATACAATTTCGTCTCCGGCTCCGGCGATGTTCAGAATGGAGAAGGAAATAGCTGCCGCACCCGAAGCGGTCGCAAGCGCCGCCGCGCCGCCTTCCAGCGCCGCAATCCGCTGCTCGAACACATCGGTCGTCGGATTCATCAGACGCGTATAAACGTTGCCGAATTCTTGCAGTCCGAACAGATTGGCTGCATGCTCCGCATCCCGGAATCCGTAAGAGGTGGTCTGATACAGCGGAACGGCACGGGCAAATGTAGTCGGATCGATTTGCTGTCCGGCATGGACGGCGAGGGTTTCAAATAACAATTGGGTTTGTTCTGGCATAGTCGGTTCCTCCCTTTTTTTCCCTATTCTCTCACAAAGAATATCATTTGAAAAGACTTAATCTTATTATTCCACTGAGAATTATAAGAAAATTAAAAAAAATTAAGAAAAAACGGCTTCACCGTCCTTTTAGGGAGCTTAAGCTTCCGAAGTAGCGATACGAGTATCGCTTTCAGGTACCGTTTCTCGTAGAAATATAAGTCAAAATGTTAAGCGCTCCGCTTATACATGCTTATATTTTAAAAAAAGCTGCGGTCAAAGAGGCTTTTCCTCTTCAACCGCAGCTTGTCGCGTCCGAATAAATGTCAATATCCGGATATATTTTGTTCTCCTTTAGCAATCGCGACGCCGCCGCTCGTCCCGATCCGGGTAGCGCCCGCGCCGACCATGACCAGAGCGTCTTCCGCGCTGCGCACGCCGCCGGAAGCTTTGACTCCGATGTCCGGCCCAACCGTTCTGCGCATGAGCGCGATATCCTCCTTCGTCGCGCCGCCGGTTGAAAATCCGGTCGATGTCTTCACGTAATCGGCTCCGGCTTCCACGGACAGCTTGCAGGCCCGGATCTTCTCTTCTTCCGTTAGCAGACTGGTCTCAATGATGACCTTGGTCAGCGCCTTTCCGCGAGCGGCTTCCACCACGGCGGCGATATCGCGCTTCACCAGGTCGTCGTCGCCGTCCTTAAGGGCGCCGATATTGATGACCATATCGACTTCTTCCGCCCCATTGGCGATCGCGTTCGCCGTTTCAAAAGCCTTGGTCTCCGGCGTCGAGGCTCCCAGCGGAAAGCCGATTACGGTGCATACCTTAACCTCAGGCGTATCCTTCAGCACTTCATAAGCGACGGCAACCCATGCAGGGTTGACGCATACGGAGGCGAACTTGTAGCTTTTGGCTTCCTCGGCCAGTTTTACAATATCTTCTTTTCGGGCATCCGCTCTAAGCAGCGTATGATCGATCATTTGAGTCAGCTTGTTTTCGCTCATATACAATTTCCTCCATAACGTAAATAGTGATTCTCTCACTCCCTGTAATCATACCAACTGGGCTCCTATTTGCAAAGCGCATGACTTTGAAAGACATCTCGCTAGGTATTTCATCCTACATTACCTAAGCAATGAACAGAACAGTCTCAAATAATTTAACAAAATTTCGACTACAATGAATATTTTGCTAAATGTTCTTTTCCGGACTAGAAAATATAGGTATAATGTAGCAAGCATGCTCATATTTTCGACATATTTCAATTTTAAATTCTATTTTTAATAGAGAGAGGAGAACTTCACACCAATGGGAAGCTTTAAATTCGAAACCACCCCGGCTTTGCGCACTCTAAATGTGACCGTGGAGGGTTCTTTCTCACAGGAAGACGCCGCCCGTTTCGTCGCCGCCTACAACGATTCCGTGAGTAAGTTCAATCCGAAAGAGTATGAAATTGTGTTGGATTGCACTACGATGAACGTTACCGCTCCGGGGGTCATCCCCATGCTGGAACAGTGCTATTTGATGTATAAAGAATCGGGCTTTAAGAACGTCGTCTTTACCATTGCCAAAAATCCCGTTCTCAAAATGCAGCTTGGCCGTGTAGCGCGCACTACGAAGCTGGATCAATACGAGATCAGAGAAATCTAGGGAGGTGTTCACTCTGGAGTATATTTCGATTCGCCAGGTCGCTTATTACCACCCGGAAAAAGTCGTTCACAACGATTATTATTTGAATCATTTTAATCGGATGGGCAAGGATATTGCCCGCTTTTTGCAAGTGATGGGCAGGGAACAAAGATATATCGCCGCCGAAGGAGAGAACGCGCTGACCATGGGTCATCAGGCGGCCCGGAAGGCGCTTTCGGA
This region of Paenibacillus sp. URB8-2 genomic DNA includes:
- a CDS encoding homocysteine synthase; this translates as MPEQTQLLFETLAVHAGQQIDPTTFARAVPLYQTTSYGFRDAEHAANLFGLQEFGNVYTRLMNPTTDVFEQRIAALEGGAAALATASGAAAISFSILNIAGAGDEIVSSASLYGGTYNLFSTTLPKLGIKVHFVDSANPDNFRSAITEKTKALYAETIGNPRGDVLDIEAVAAIAHEHGIPLIVDNTFPSPYLLRPIEHGADIVVHSATKFIGGHGTSIGGVIVDGGKFDWKASGKFPGLTEPDPSYHGLVYTEALGPVAYIIKARVQLLRDIGATISPFNSWLLLQGLETLHLRLERHSQNALQVAEFLEAHEDVEWVSYPGLPNHPSFKLAQKYLPKGQGAILTFGIKGGSEAGRKVIENVKLFSHLANVGDSKSLIIHPASTTHQQLSDEEQLSAGVTPELIRLSIGTEAIEDIIGDLRQAIAASRGVIAG
- the deoC gene encoding deoxyribose-phosphate aldolase, translated to MSENKLTQMIDHTLLRADARKEDIVKLAEEAKSYKFASVCVNPAWVAVAYEVLKDTPEVKVCTVIGFPLGASTPETKAFETANAIANGAEEVDMVINIGALKDGDDDLVKRDIAAVVEAARGKALTKVIIETSLLTEEEKIRACKLSVEAGADYVKTSTGFSTGGATKEDIALMRRTVGPDIGVKASGGVRSAEDALVMVGAGATRIGTSGGVAIAKGEQNISGY